The Halorussus rarus genome includes the window CCGTCAAACAGCTAACTTTCCATAGTTGGATTGTGCTACATTGTTGAATTGGGCAGTACGCACTCTTCAGCGACCGGCTGTTTCAGACGATAGTGTGTCTGAGGAAGAGGATTTCAACAGAGCATGATTCCATTTCGTACGCCTTCACGGAATACTGTAGAGGAAACATCTCGTCATTGACGACGGACACCGCGAGGTGGTGAATTTAATCCTAACCCGTATGCGATGCAGAGACGACCCAGTCACCGGAGTTCTGGTGTCTTGCTACGGAATTTCTCCGAGGTTATATCACACCAAAGTGGATCCTTAAATCCGAGCCATTCTTTATCGTCCTTTTCTGCTCCGTCGTGATCATGACCGCGGACGCGGAATTCATCAGCGAAGTCATCAGTGAGGTAGTACTGGCTAGAGCCGAATCGATCATACGAACTAATTTGGAGTGCTCGTGAGAGCAATCCTCCTGGGTCTGTGCCATCAATTATTACGACGTCATCGTGCTTTGACTCCCCCTCACCCTGGAAACGGAGTGAGTGAGCATTATTCGGGGACTCATTAAGCAACTCAGCCTGACGCTCGCCTCTATGATGTTCTAAGTCGATTACGTTGTTGACGGTGAAATGGCCAATCACATAGCGATGTTTTCGGCCTTCATTCTGAAGCCCCGCATAGAAGCCGAGAACATCCCCTTGCCGTAGTTTTTTGAGTTCCCTACCGGTTCCGTTATCTCCTTTCTTGTCTCCAAAGGTAAGCGCCTCAAAATTCGGGTCTCGATGGAAAGGATGGTTATCGAGTTCGTCTCCTTGAATCCACTCTTCGTCTTTATTCGGCCGTATACGACGGAAGTAGGTTGCTGCTGTCGTGTCTTGGTACGCAAACCCCCAATTCGCGTAGGTCATAGGTTCGGCTGTTCCTGTCTGTGTTTCAGGGATCGGGACGTACTCAAACGTCCCATTATCATAGATGGGAGGAAGTGGCTTTGTATTAGTGCCATCAGCTCCGATTCCAATTAGTAAAACCTTGGAGCCTTGATTTCCTTCAGACATACTTGCATCAACTCATCCCTTACTCATCAACTCAATGGAACCAAGCTTCAAGAATTATCACTACGCAG containing:
- a CDS encoding Nmad3 family putative nucleotide modification protein; translation: MSEGNQGSKVLLIGIGADGTNTKPLPPIYDNGTFEYVPIPETQTGTAEPMTYANWGFAYQDTTAATYFRRIRPNKDEEWIQGDELDNHPFHRDPNFEALTFGDKKGDNGTGRELKKLRQGDVLGFYAGLQNEGRKHRYVIGHFTVNNVIDLEHHRGERQAELLNESPNNAHSLRFQGEGESKHDDVVIIDGTDPGGLLSRALQISSYDRFGSSQYYLTDDFADEFRVRGHDHDGAEKDDKEWLGFKDPLWCDITSEKFRSKTPELR